In Leisingera sp. NJS204, the DNA window CGTTATTCGCCAAACCCTTGGCAGGGGGGAACGAGCACTTGCGAGGCTGGATAAGGGGGTGTCGTCTTTTTCAGGTAAGGTGCCGTTTTCAGGGGTAATGTCGCGTGTAAATCAAAAAAACATCCGGAATGCGACAAGAAATTTTTGTGCTCCGGAATGACGGAATTTTTATGAATCTGCCACGATCGCGCACGCCACCGGGTTTGAATTCGAAGAGAATCGATGCTTTGAGGTCGAAAAACGTCTTCTGCACCGCAAAAGACCAATTCCTGACCTTTTCCCGCAGCGGCAGGCGGGATCGTCCGGGCCAATCCCTAAGAACGGTTTGCGGCATGCCAGAAGGCAGCCCGTTGGCGCCGGATCAAAGCTGTTCTGTGTCCATCCATACCGTCACCGGGCCGTCATTCAGCAGCCGGACCTTCATGTCGGCACCGAACTGTCCTTTTGCAATTTTCAAACCTAGCCGGGACAATTGCTCCGCAAAATACTCATACAGCCGTTCGCCTTCGGCAGGCGTAGCAGCAGTGGAAAACCCCGGACGGTTGCCGCGGCGGGTGTCGGCGGCCAGGGTGAATTGGCTGACCACCAGCGCACTGCCGCCGGTATCCAGCACCGAGCGGTTCATCTTGCCGGCCTCGTCCTTGAAGATCCGCAGCTTGGAGATTTTGGCTGCCAGCTGATCCGCCTGCGCCTCGCTGTCGCCGTCCATGGCGCAGATCAGGATCAGCAAGCCTGCGCCGATTTCGCCGATGGCCGTGCCCTCAACGGTGACCGAGGCCTCGCTGACCCGCTGTATCAATGCCCGCATGACTGCTCCTTGTGCTGAATAGTTCCGGCCGCTGCGCCGTCTGTCCGCCGGTCTGCAAGAACTCTAGCCCCTTTGCAATGCAGAGGCGGGGTGACAGGCAGTAATCATCCGGTGCGGGTCCGGGTTTTTGCGGCGGATCAAGGCGCCGCCGCGGCGCCAATGGTAAAATGGGATGTAAGCAGAAAGGAGGCTGAACAATGGTGGAAAAAACCGAACATGGCGGCTTTTGGCCGTCGCTGTATGATCCCTTCCGCGGTTTTGGCGCCCGGCTGGCCGATTGGCTGAATCCGGCCGCTGAAGCGTCCTCGGGCAAAGAGGCCTATGATATCGCGATGGAACTTCCGGGTGTCGCGCTGGAGGATCTGGAACTGACGGTGGACAATGGCGTGCTGACAATACGCGGCGAAAAGAAGACGCAGACCGAAAAGACCGGTGACACGTGGTACTTCAGCGAACGTCAGTATGGAGCCTTCCGCCGCTCGTTCCGGCTGCCGGAGGATGCGGACGGGCAGACGGCCTCGGCCCGGATGGAGGATGGCGTGCTGCACATAGCGGTGCCGAAGAAGGCACTGGAACAGACCGAAACGGCCCGCAGGATCGAGATCAGCAAAGGCTGACAGAGAGGCCGGGCTTGGTTCCTGTGCAGATCCGGGGAAAGGAACCGGCCGGTTCAGGAAGGGGGGCGATTGCGCCCCCTTCCGTTTTGGAGCAGGCACTATTGCTGACTGGCCAGCAGCGCGATCCCGGCGCCGGCCAGCAGGGCCAGCAGCACGGCAAAGGCTATTTTCCAAGCCGAGTATGGCCGCTCGCCCTGTACGCGCCCGGATTGCCCGTTGACCACAAAGCGGTAAGTTTTACCACGGTATTTATAGGCCGCCAGCCAGACCGGCAGCAGGATGTGTTTGAACGTCACCTCCGAAACCTGGGTGTCAATACTGCCGATCCGCTGGCGGTCGCCGCCGATGTCAAAACGCACATCACGCTCAATCACCCGGTCCATCTTCTGGCCTGCCTCGGCAAAGCCGGTTTCCAGATCCACGGTGTAAGCCTCGGCCCGGAAACCCGCCAGGTATTGCGGCTGGTATGGTTCCAGCTGAGACAGATCCCAGGGTTCCAGCGCCTCGGTATAGCGTTTGGGCAGGCTGTTGGAGGCCAGTACCAGCACATCGTCAAAGAACCGCTGCACCCGGCCTGACACCGGCGTCCAGCGTACCTTGGACACCTTCCGGGTCCTGGTCTCGCCATCCTGCTGGTAGGTCTCGGTCACGTAATAAACCGTGCCGCGCTGACCGGAATAGCGGCTGCGGGTCTGGGCGTCATAGGTCCAGTAGGGCACATAGATACCCTGCATCCGCCGCCCCTTGCGGGCGTATTCCCTCAGGCCGCTGGGCGCAAACCACAGGCCGCCCAGCCAGTTGGTCATTGCCATATGCGCGGCGCGTTCGGGCATTGCAAAGGGCAGCACGCCCTTGGGTTTGATATGCCTGCTTTCGCCGGTTCCAGTGACCACCGGTGTGGCGCAGAACGGGCATTCCTTGGCATGGGTATCGGGGTCGAACTCAACCTGTGCTGCGCAATTGGGGCAGGTGGAAACACGGGTCACTTCGATCTCCGCCTCTGGCAGCCGGTCTGCGGCGGCGGCGGCGAAGTCCAGTTCCTGAAGCGCAGTCCCTTTCCATGGCCCGCTGCGGATGCTTTCGGAATGCCCGCAGTGGCCGCAGGTCAGGGTGCCCGCGGCCGGGTCATAGGAGTAATCCGCACCGCATTGTTCACAAGGGAAGCGATGAGTTTCTTCCTCGGCGGCGGGCATGGTTTCAGCGGGCGGCGGCGGGGGCATCGTCACTTGCGGCAACCTGTCAGGTAAGGGGTCAGGGGATGGGGCGGGCAGCAAACCGCTTGGGGGTTGCTGCCCCGGCGCGACGTTATCCGGCAGGCGGCGGGGGAGGCGGCGGCAGGATGGTGAACAGCTGCGCCAGCTCCATCACATCGCCGGCCCGCTTCCAGCCATCCTGGCCCGGGGTCCAGACATGGCTTTCCCGCGTCAGCGTGCCGTCCTGCGCCATCCGTCCCATTCTTGCCTTTGAGTAGGGGCCGGAGGTCTGTCCGTCCGCCGCAATGTGCCAGACATGCTCGACCGGCGGCGGTGGCGGAGCGGCAGGCGCGGCCTGCGGGGCTGCGGCAGGCGCTGCCGGTGCGGCAGCAGCGGGGGCGGGGCGGGCGCCCCAGGGGCCTGCGGGCTGACCCGCTGCCCCGTTGCCGAACTGGTTGCCCATCTGCTGGGCCATCGCGAACCCCATGCCCATTCCCATGCCGCCGCCCATGCCGCTGTTCGGGGTTTGCGCTGCAGCGGTCATTGCCTCAGCTGCGGAAAATTGCGTGTACCGGCCCAGATCACCCAAAACGCCCATCTGGGTGCGCTTGTCCATCGCTTCTTCCACCGCCGGCGGCAGCGAGATGTTTTCAATGTACAGTTCAGGGATCATCAGGCCGTATTCGGCGATTGTGCCGGAGATCTCTGCCGCCACCAGCTTGCCCAGGTCCGCGGTATTGGCAGCCATATCCAGCACCGGAATGCCGGAGCCAGCGATGACGCGGGAGAACTCCTGAACGATGATGTTGCGGATCTGATAGGAAATCTCGTCCATGGTGAATTCACCATCGGTGCCGACGATCTCGGTCAGGAACCGCGCCGGGTCAGCGACCCGCACGGTATAGCTGCCAAAGGCCCGCAGCCGCACCGGGCCGAATTCCGGGTCGCGGCAGATGATCGGATTCTTGGTCCCCCATTTCAGGTCGCTGAACCGGGTGGTGTCGACAAAATAGACTTCCGATTTAAACGGCGACTGGAACGCGTGGTCCCAGTGCTGCAGCGTTGTCATCACCGGCATGTTGTTGGTCTCAAGCATGTAAAGACCGGGTGTGAACACATCCGCCAGCTGACCCTCATGCACAAACACCGCCGCCTGGCCCTCGCGCACCGTCAGCTTGGCGCCGTATTTTATCTCATGGCCCTCGCGCTCAAACCGCCAGACCATGGTGTCATGGGTGTCATCCACCCAATGGATGACGTCAATGAATTCGCCTTTGAGAAAATCGAAAATACCCATCTGTCAGGTCCTCTTTCTTTGCTGGCCTACAGTTCCTGGCCCATCGCCTCGCGGGCGAGAATGCGGATCACCGGGCGGGCCTCGTCGGCGCCCATCCCTGTTTTCAGTCTTGGATCATACAGCATCTGCAGCAGTTTTTCGTCAAAGCTGGTCAGCAGCGCAAATTCATCGTCGTCGTTAAAGATCGAGGGCCGCGCCCGCGGGCTGTCATTCCTGAGACCGAGCCCTTGCGCGACTTCCTCATGCACGCAGCTTTTGCGCACCAGATCGGGATGTTCAGCGCGGATCAGCGCCACGCCGCGGGTATAGGACAGGGGGTCGCTTTGCGGCCCGCCGGCAACCACAAGGCAGTAAAAACTGCGGGGCGGGGCAGCCAGCAGCGACAGGTCTTTGGCGCTGATCGAAGGCAGCAGCTCGCGCACCCGCTCAGCGACAAATGCGCTGTCATCAAGGCTGGCAAAGATCACGTAAAAGTTCGCCCGGGACGCCACCGTGCTGACCGGATGGCTGGTAATCCGGGCCAGCCGTGCGGCATAGGCGGTGACTGTTTCCTTGTCCGCCGCCCGCTGGACCGCCGGCACCGAGGGGCCGAATTCGGCTGCGATCCGCACCGGCCCGGCCCAGCGGCCCAAGCCGCCGGAAATGCCCGATCCGCCGTATTCGTCATAAAACGCCAGCGCCTCGAAACTTTCGGCCAGGTCCTCGGCATCATAGGGCGTGTCCGGGCCGCCGCCATCGGTGCGCAGCAGCCCGCGGGTCAGCAGGTCGCGTTGCAGGGCATTGTAGTAATAGGCCAGCTGGGCGCTGTCGGCAGAGGGTTTGTAGACCGCAGGTTCAGGCACTGCGGGTCGGGCCTGCGGCACCAGTGATTCCGGCTGGGCAAAGGGCAGGCAGGCAGACAGGGCAGCCAGCCCGGCCAGGGCGGCTCCGCTCTTCCAGACGGCTTTTGTTGCCTGCACGCCTGCCACTCCGCTCAGGTCGGCACAGCGGTGCCGGCGTTGTCGCCGACCCCGTCGCGGCGCGACTTGGCAGAGGCCAGCGTATCGCGCAGCTCAGCTTCCATCTTCTGCAAGTCCGCCTCGGCAGCGGCGCGTTTGGCTTTGCCTTCGTCAGCGATCCGCAGGCTGTCCTGAATGGTGCCGATCAGGTCGGCATTGGCCTGCTTTACTGCTTCGATGTCAAAGACGCCGCGCTCCATCTCCTGCCGGATCATCTCGTTCGACTGGCGCAGATTGGCTGCGTTGGATTTCAGCAGTTCATTGGTCAGGTCATTGGCGTCACGCACAGCGGCGGCGGCCTGGGCCGAACGCTGAATGGTCAGCGCCTGGGCCAGCTGGGTCTCCCACAGCGGCACGGTGTTCACCAGGGTTGAGTTGATTTTGGTGACCAGCGACTTGTCGTTCTCCTGCACCAGCCGGATCGAGGGCAGCGACTGCATGGTGACCTGGCGGGTCAGTTTCAGGTCATGCACCCGGCGTTCCAGGTCGTCGCGCGCGGCGCGCAGGTCGCGCAGCTCCTGCGCCTTCATCACCTGGTCATCTTCGGGTGCTGACTGCACTTCGGCTTCCTTTGCGGGGATGGCGGTCCCGTCCAGCTCAGCCAGCTTGGCCTCGCCCGCAGCGATGTACAGCGCCAGCTCGTCATAGAAGCTCAGCGTTTTCTCGTAGAGCATATCGAGAGACTTAATGTCTTTCAGCAGGGTGTGCTCGTGTCCCAGCAGATCGTCGGTGACCTTGTCGATCTGCCCCTGCACGGTTTCATACCGCGCGGTGAATTTGGCAAAAGGGGCTGCCTTGCCCAGCAGGCGCTCCCAGAACGACGGCTTGCGGCGGATGTCCAGTTCGGACACTGAAAAGCCGCGGATGGTGGTCACGATATTGCGTAAGGAATCGCCCGCAGGCCCCACGTCCTTGTTACGCACATCGGCTAGCATCGCCTGGCTGATCGTCTGCAGTTCGCTTTGCGCGGCCGAGCCGAAATGAATGATCGAATTGGTGTCGCCCATGTCGATCTGATCCATCCGCACCCGGATCGCTTCGCTGGTGGGGGCGTCGGCCTGCGCCAGCGGCTGGATGTCTGCGGCAGGTTCGGGCAGTTCGATCGCCGTGACCTCATTGACCAGGGCCTCGGCTTGGGCGGCTTTCTGTTGCACGGCTTCGGACATGAACGGCTTCCTCGCTAATCAGTTTTGGTCCAGATGGACCCCTTCACGCTGCAAACGGTCGCGCAGCACATCAATTTCAATGGTCAGATCCGCACGGTCCTCGACCAGCATCTTGCGGGTGCGCGCGGCAAAATTCTGTTCCAGATCATCCAGCAGCGCCAGATAATCGGTGCGGGCCTGGGCGTCCTGGCTGCGGGCGTAGATATCGGCGAATTTCACCGTCGCGTCGCGGGCGCCCTGCAAATACACGGTCAGATACTTGCGCGCCGCGGTCAGGTCGCGCGGGTCTTCCTCGACCGTGCGGAACAGGTCGCGGGCTACCGCCTGAAACTGCTCTACCCGGGCTTCGACCTGGCGGTCACGGGCGCGCAGAGCGGCGTCGGTCATCGCAGCAAGGCTCATTTCCGCCTCGTCCACCGCACGGGCGACACGGGATTGCTGGAATTCATCGATGCCCTCGGCGCCTTTGTCCTGCAGCGGGTCGATCCCGAATGCGGTCAGGTAGAGGCCAAGCGTTGCGGCGCCATAGATAACTGCGGTCAGAACACCGGGCTCGGCCTTCCACGCCGCCAGCGCCGCGCCTGTGCCTGCCAGCAATGCGGCCAGGATCTTGCGGGGCAGGGCGGGTTTGCGGGCCACCTTACGGGCGGCAAAGGCGGCCTCGGCCTTCAGTCCTTCGCGCAGCAGGAAGGCGCCGCCGGTCCACAGGCCTGCGCCTGCCAGCCCCAGCGCCAGCCCTATTGCTCCGTCGTTCAAGGACAAAAGCGTCAGGATCGCGGGCGGCACAAACATCAGGTTGGCGCGCATGCCAACAGGATCTACTTGCGCATTGCGAAAGGATTGCGCGGGCTTTGCGGGCTGCTGCGCGGGTTTTCCATCGGGGCTGTATTTGCCGCCGTAACGCTGTGCCATGGGATCAGCCCCCTACAATCCAGCCGGTGCTGAGGCCAAGCATCAGGATCAACAGGGCAGCATAGGCAAGTTTCTGCACGCAGGTCCCCCCAGAACGGCCAGCAAAGATTAACTGATTGGAAATCTAGGGGATAGCTGGCGGTGTTGCTAGGGGGAAGTCTGCGGGAAATGGCTCAGCGGCGGGGATTCTTGCCGATCGGACGCTTTCCGCCCCCGCGCTGAGCGTCCCCGCCGCCGCGGGGGGCTGACGGCTTGCCGGAGGGTTTGCCCGGTTTCCCTTGCGCTTTCTGCCCGGGTTTTCCACCCGGTTTGCCCATTGGTTTTCCTGCCGGTTTGCCGGCTGGTCTGCCCATCGGTTTGCCGCCAGGCTTGCCTGCAGGTTTGCCGCTGCGCGAACGAGTCGGGCGGGTTTCGGGCTGTTCTTCTTCCGGAGCAAGCCCCAATTGGTCGCGTACCACGCGCGAGCGCAGCTCCTCGACTGCACCGGGTTTCAGCTCGCCCAGCTGGAACGGGCCGTATGAAATCCGCAGCAGCCGGTTCACGTTGAAGCCGATATCCTCCATCGCGCGGCGGATCTCGCGGTTCTTGCCTTCCCGCAGGCCCACGGTCAGCCAGGCATTGGCGCCCTGCTGGCGGTCCAAGGCAACGGTCATCGGCTGAAATCGCTCGCCCTCGATCACCAGGCCCTGGCGCAGCGGGGCAAAATCTTCGTCCTTGGGGCGGCCGTTGATCCGCACCCGGTAACGGCGCAGCCAGCCGGTCGAGGGCAGTTCCAGCTTGCGCTTGATGCCGCCGTCGTTGGTCAGCAGCAGCAAGCCTTCGGAGTTGATATCAAGCCGCCCGACCGTCATCACCCGCGGCATGTCTTCGGGCAGCTCGTCAAAGATCGTCGCGCGGCCCTTTTCGTCGCTGTTCGAGGTGACCAGTCCGATCGGCTTATAGTACAGCCACATCCGCGGCGCTTCGGCCTCGGGCAGGGGCTTGCCATCGACGCTGATCCGGTCCGCCGCAGTCACGTTCAGCGCCGGGCTGTCGATCTTCTCGCCGTTCACTGACACACGGCCCTCGGCGATCATCCGTTCAGCCTCCCGGCGCGAGGCGACGCCTGCGCGCGACAAAACCTTGGCGATGCGGTCGCCCTCGGGGGCGGCGCCGCCGGCAGGGGCGGCGGCTGCAGCTTTGCGGGGCTGGGATTTCGGGCCGGGTTTGCCCTTGGGGGATGCGGGTGCTTTGCTCATGTGCGTGCCATAGAGCATTCCGCCGCCTTGCGAAAGCGCGCAATCGCGGGCAGGAAGGGGCATGGCATTCAAATCGCATATGGACAAGGCGCTGGAGCAGGCGCGTGCCGCGGCAGACCGCGGCGAGGTGCCGGTCGGCGCGGTGCTGATCGCACCGGACGGGCAGGTCGCGGCGCTGGCGGGCAACCGCACCCGCGAGCTGAGCGACCCAACCGCTCATGCCGAGATCCTGACGATCCGGGAGGCCTGTGCCGCGCTTGGGGGCGAACGGCTGACCGGCTTTGATCTCTATGTGACGCTGGAACCCTGCGCGATGTGTGCCGCCGCCATTGCCGCTGCCCGCATCCGCCGGGTTTATTACGGGGCTTCCGATCCCAAATCCGGCGGTGTTGCGCATGGCGCATGCGTGTTCTCCCATCCCCAGGCGCACCACGCGCCCGAAGTTTATGACGGCATAGCCGAAGGCGAGGCCAGCGCATTGCTCAAGGACTTCTTCGCGGGCAAACGCTAAGCAGATAACGATAATTTTCCGCCCGGCTTTTGGTGATTGCAGAATTAGGTCATTTGTCCTATTCAAGGTGTAGGTCATTTGTCCTAGGGGTTTGGATGGCGCAGGAAACAACCAGAGACCGGATTGCAGAAGCCGCCGATCAGCTGTTCTATGAACGCGGGTTCGAGGTGACGTCATTTGCGGACATCGCTGCTGCGGTTGGCATCTCGCGCGGAAATTTCTACTATCATTTCAAGACCAAGGACGAGATCCTTGAAGCGGTGATCGCGCGCCGCATGGCCAGTACCCGCACCATGCTGAAGGATTGGCAGGCGGAGGTCAGCAGCCCCGGGCAGCGGATCGCCTGCTTTATCCGCATCCTGATTGCCAATCAGGCCAAGATCGCCCTCTACGGCTGCCCGGTCGGCACGCTGGTGGCGGAACTGGGCAAACTGGACCACGCCGCCCGGGATCAGGCCAATGCCATTTTCACCCTGTTCCGCGATTGGCTGTGTTGCCAGTTTGAACGGGCGGGCTGCGGCGAAGCGGCGGACGCCCTGGCCATGCACCTGCTGGCCCGCAGCCAGGGGGCGGCAACGCTGGCGCAGGCGTTTGGCGACGTGGAATTCATCAATAGAGAAGTGGCGCTGATGCTGGATTGGCTCGGCGATCAGCTGCCAGGGGATCACCCTGCCTAACACTCATCATAGGAGACACGCATGTATTTTATTTTGCTTTCATTCGCGGCGCAGAAGGACCACCTGGCCGAATTCCTGGAGGGCCACAAGGCCTGGCTGAAACAGGGGTTCGAGGACGGGGTGTTCCTTGCTGCCGGGTCCATGACCGATGGCGAAGGCGGCGCGATCCTCGCCGTGGGTGAAGGCGAAGAGGAACTGGCCGCCCGCGTCGCGCAGGATCCATTTGTGAGCGGCGGCGTGGTGGAGCCGGAAATCATCGGCGTGGCGCCCACCATGATGGACCCCCGGCTTGACTTCCTGCGGGGCGGGGAATGAGCAGCACCATCATCGCCGCCGACGGCCATCCCCGCTGCACCTGGAGCGCCTCGGCGCCGGACTTCCTGCGTTACCACGACGAGGAATGGGGCTATCCGGT includes these proteins:
- the dtd gene encoding D-aminoacyl-tRNA deacylase — protein: MRALIQRVSEASVTVEGTAIGEIGAGLLILICAMDGDSEAQADQLAAKISKLRIFKDEAGKMNRSVLDTGGSALVVSQFTLAADTRRGNRPGFSTAATPAEGERLYEYFAEQLSRLGLKIAKGQFGADMKVRLLNDGPVTVWMDTEQL
- a CDS encoding Hsp20/alpha crystallin family protein, giving the protein MVEKTEHGGFWPSLYDPFRGFGARLADWLNPAAEASSGKEAYDIAMELPGVALEDLELTVDNGVLTIRGEKKTQTEKTGDTWYFSERQYGAFRRSFRLPEDADGQTASARMEDGVLHIAVPKKALEQTETARRIEISKG
- a CDS encoding TFIIB-type zinc finger domain-containing protein: MPPPPPAETMPAAEEETHRFPCEQCGADYSYDPAAGTLTCGHCGHSESIRSGPWKGTALQELDFAAAAADRLPEAEIEVTRVSTCPNCAAQVEFDPDTHAKECPFCATPVVTGTGESRHIKPKGVLPFAMPERAAHMAMTNWLGGLWFAPSGLREYARKGRRMQGIYVPYWTYDAQTRSRYSGQRGTVYYVTETYQQDGETRTRKVSKVRWTPVSGRVQRFFDDVLVLASNSLPKRYTEALEPWDLSQLEPYQPQYLAGFRAEAYTVDLETGFAEAGQKMDRVIERDVRFDIGGDRQRIGSIDTQVSEVTFKHILLPVWLAAYKYRGKTYRFVVNGQSGRVQGERPYSAWKIAFAVLLALLAGAGIALLASQQ
- a CDS encoding SPFH domain-containing protein: MGIFDFLKGEFIDVIHWVDDTHDTMVWRFEREGHEIKYGAKLTVREGQAAVFVHEGQLADVFTPGLYMLETNNMPVMTTLQHWDHAFQSPFKSEVYFVDTTRFSDLKWGTKNPIICRDPEFGPVRLRAFGSYTVRVADPARFLTEIVGTDGEFTMDEISYQIRNIIVQEFSRVIAGSGIPVLDMAANTADLGKLVAAEISGTIAEYGLMIPELYIENISLPPAVEEAMDKRTQMGVLGDLGRYTQFSAAEAMTAAAQTPNSGMGGGMGMGMGFAMAQQMGNQFGNGAAGQPAGPWGARPAPAAAAPAAPAAAPQAAPAAPPPPPVEHVWHIAADGQTSGPYSKARMGRMAQDGTLTRESHVWTPGQDGWKRAGDVMELAQLFTILPPPPPPPAG
- a CDS encoding DUF2927 domain-containing protein, with the translated sequence MAGVQATKAVWKSGAALAGLAALSACLPFAQPESLVPQARPAVPEPAVYKPSADSAQLAYYYNALQRDLLTRGLLRTDGGGPDTPYDAEDLAESFEALAFYDEYGGSGISGGLGRWAGPVRIAAEFGPSVPAVQRAADKETVTAYAARLARITSHPVSTVASRANFYVIFASLDDSAFVAERVRELLPSISAKDLSLLAAPPRSFYCLVVAGGPQSDPLSYTRGVALIRAEHPDLVRKSCVHEEVAQGLGLRNDSPRARPSIFNDDDEFALLTSFDEKLLQMLYDPRLKTGMGADEARPVIRILAREAMGQEL
- a CDS encoding toxic anion resistance protein; amino-acid sequence: MSEAVQQKAAQAEALVNEVTAIELPEPAADIQPLAQADAPTSEAIRVRMDQIDMGDTNSIIHFGSAAQSELQTISQAMLADVRNKDVGPAGDSLRNIVTTIRGFSVSELDIRRKPSFWERLLGKAAPFAKFTARYETVQGQIDKVTDDLLGHEHTLLKDIKSLDMLYEKTLSFYDELALYIAAGEAKLAELDGTAIPAKEAEVQSAPEDDQVMKAQELRDLRAARDDLERRVHDLKLTRQVTMQSLPSIRLVQENDKSLVTKINSTLVNTVPLWETQLAQALTIQRSAQAAAAVRDANDLTNELLKSNAANLRQSNEMIRQEMERGVFDIEAVKQANADLIGTIQDSLRIADEGKAKRAAAEADLQKMEAELRDTLASAKSRRDGVGDNAGTAVPT
- a CDS encoding 5-bromo-4-chloroindolyl phosphate hydrolysis family protein, yielding MAQRYGGKYSPDGKPAQQPAKPAQSFRNAQVDPVGMRANLMFVPPAILTLLSLNDGAIGLALGLAGAGLWTGGAFLLREGLKAEAAFAARKVARKPALPRKILAALLAGTGAALAAWKAEPGVLTAVIYGAATLGLYLTAFGIDPLQDKGAEGIDEFQQSRVARAVDEAEMSLAAMTDAALRARDRQVEARVEQFQAVARDLFRTVEEDPRDLTAARKYLTVYLQGARDATVKFADIYARSQDAQARTDYLALLDDLEQNFAARTRKMLVEDRADLTIEIDVLRDRLQREGVHLDQN
- a CDS encoding pseudouridine synthase; protein product: MSKAPASPKGKPGPKSQPRKAAAAAPAGGAAPEGDRIAKVLSRAGVASRREAERMIAEGRVSVNGEKIDSPALNVTAADRISVDGKPLPEAEAPRMWLYYKPIGLVTSNSDEKGRATIFDELPEDMPRVMTVGRLDINSEGLLLLTNDGGIKRKLELPSTGWLRRYRVRINGRPKDEDFAPLRQGLVIEGERFQPMTVALDRQQGANAWLTVGLREGKNREIRRAMEDIGFNVNRLLRISYGPFQLGELKPGAVEELRSRVVRDQLGLAPEEEQPETRPTRSRSGKPAGKPGGKPMGRPAGKPAGKPMGKPGGKPGQKAQGKPGKPSGKPSAPRGGGDAQRGGGKRPIGKNPRR
- a CDS encoding nucleoside deaminase — encoded protein: MAFKSHMDKALEQARAAADRGEVPVGAVLIAPDGQVAALAGNRTRELSDPTAHAEILTIREACAALGGERLTGFDLYVTLEPCAMCAAAIAAARIRRVYYGASDPKSGGVAHGACVFSHPQAHHAPEVYDGIAEGEASALLKDFFAGKR
- a CDS encoding TetR/AcrR family transcriptional regulator; translation: MAQETTRDRIAEAADQLFYERGFEVTSFADIAAAVGISRGNFYYHFKTKDEILEAVIARRMASTRTMLKDWQAEVSSPGQRIACFIRILIANQAKIALYGCPVGTLVAELGKLDHAARDQANAIFTLFRDWLCCQFERAGCGEAADALAMHLLARSQGAATLAQAFGDVEFINREVALMLDWLGDQLPGDHPA
- a CDS encoding YciI family protein, producing the protein MYFILLSFAAQKDHLAEFLEGHKAWLKQGFEDGVFLAAGSMTDGEGGAILAVGEGEEELAARVAQDPFVSGGVVEPEIIGVAPTMMDPRLDFLRGGE